One Gemmatimonadaceae bacterium genomic window carries:
- a CDS encoding cobalamin B12-binding domain-containing protein gives MTRPIRVLVAKPGLDGHDRGAKVVAAALRDAGMEVIYTGLHQTPEMIATAAIQEDVDVVGLSILSGAHMTLFPRVHDLLTAAGRDDILLTGGGIIPKEDMEALQARGVARLFGPGTSTQDLVDYIRQWFATREQQDA, from the coding sequence ATGACTCGACCCATTCGTGTGCTCGTCGCCAAGCCAGGGCTTGATGGTCATGACCGTGGCGCCAAAGTCGTTGCGGCGGCGTTGCGTGATGCCGGCATGGAAGTGATCTACACCGGGCTGCATCAGACCCCGGAAATGATCGCCACGGCGGCCATTCAGGAGGACGTCGACGTGGTCGGCCTCTCCATCCTGAGCGGCGCGCACATGACGTTGTTTCCGCGCGTCCACGACCTGCTGACAGCGGCCGGGCGTGACGACATCCTGCTCACCGGTGGCGGGATCATTCCGAAGGAGGATATGGAGGCCTTGCAGGCGCGTGGCGTGGCGCGCCTCTTCGGTCCCGGCACGAGCACGCAGGACCTCGTCGACTATATCCGCCAGTGGTTCGCTACCCGCGAACAGCAGGACGCATGA
- a CDS encoding methyltransferase domain-containing protein — protein sequence MARLLDLLELPSGARVLDCPCGQGRHAHLLAEAGFQVDGLDYSKTLLKAARARGTSRALRYTQGDMRTLPSKWTNRFDAVVNLFTSFGFFDSPGDDLRVLREFARVLKPGGVLIWHGGSRDGVMAKFLHRDWWSTADGTMFGQERTFDPLSGFLEITSTWRGPGGDGERTHRIRLYTASELAARLCEVGLIVEQAFDAWTDRPLTRRAGEMLLVARREG from the coding sequence GTGGCGAGACTGCTTGACCTGCTCGAACTGCCGTCGGGTGCGCGGGTGCTGGATTGTCCCTGCGGCCAGGGACGTCACGCGCATCTGCTGGCCGAGGCCGGCTTTCAGGTGGACGGACTCGATTATTCGAAAACCCTGCTCAAGGCTGCGCGGGCCCGCGGGACCTCACGCGCGCTGCGCTACACGCAGGGCGACATGCGCACCTTGCCGTCGAAGTGGACCAACCGCTTCGACGCGGTGGTGAATCTGTTTACCTCGTTCGGCTTCTTCGACAGTCCCGGCGACGATCTTCGCGTGCTGCGCGAATTCGCCCGTGTGCTCAAACCGGGCGGTGTGCTCATCTGGCACGGTGGGAGCCGCGATGGGGTCATGGCGAAATTCCTCCATCGTGATTGGTGGAGCACCGCCGACGGCACGATGTTTGGCCAGGAGCGCACGTTCGACCCGCTGAGCGGATTCCTCGAGATCACCTCCACGTGGCGCGGACCCGGTGGCGATGGCGAGCGAACGCACCGGATCCGACTGTACACAGCGTCGGAATTGGCCGCGCGCCTGTGCGAGGTGGGATTGATTGTTGAACAGGCCTTTGATGCCTGGACGGACCGGCCGCTCACTCGCCGAGCCGGTGAGATGCTCCTCGTCGCCCGACGCGAAGGATAG
- a CDS encoding methylmalonyl-CoA mutase: protein MTTVRDLEDVVRQQQAELDQLRDEVGRWRSQFDAGRTRDIAFTNSAAEIEPLFTALDLENSAGTAFELPGQWPYTRGIHPTGYRGKLWTMRQFAGFGTARETNQRYKFLLSQGQTGLSVAFDFPTLMGYDSDHVRSEGEVGKCGVAISSLADMETLFEGIPLDQVSTSMTINGPAIILLCFYIAAAEKQGVDAAKLQGTVQNDILKEYMAQHAWCFPIEPALRLIADGFAWCAKHAPHWNTISISGYHIREAGATAAQELAFTLADGFTYVERGIARGLDVDDFAPRLSFFWDIHNDFFEEIAKLRAARRIWARHLKERYGAKNPRSWMMRFHSQTAGVTLTAQQPMNNVVRVAYQGLAAVLGGTQSLHTNSMDETLSLPTESAVQVALRTQQVLAFETGVPNVMDPLGGSYYVEALTDRLEAEAESLFTQIDEIGGVVKGLEEGWFQKKIAESAARQQWEIEQHRKLVVGVNEFVTDEPELSIPILRIGAEADREQRERLAAVRASRDSAVVAARLDALRNAARGESNVVPFILDCARAYCTLYEIRAALEDVFGAYREPVFF from the coding sequence ATGACGACGGTCCGCGATCTCGAAGACGTGGTGCGCCAACAGCAGGCGGAACTCGATCAACTGCGCGATGAAGTCGGGCGCTGGCGATCACAGTTCGATGCCGGGCGCACGCGCGACATCGCATTCACGAATTCCGCGGCCGAAATCGAGCCCCTCTTCACGGCCCTTGATCTGGAGAACTCGGCGGGAACCGCGTTCGAACTGCCGGGACAGTGGCCCTATACGCGCGGCATCCATCCCACCGGGTATCGTGGCAAGCTGTGGACGATGCGCCAGTTTGCCGGATTCGGCACCGCACGAGAGACCAACCAGCGGTACAAGTTCCTGTTGTCACAGGGGCAGACCGGGTTGTCCGTCGCCTTCGATTTCCCGACGCTGATGGGCTACGATTCCGATCACGTGCGATCAGAAGGCGAAGTCGGCAAGTGCGGCGTGGCCATCTCTTCGCTGGCCGACATGGAAACCCTGTTCGAGGGCATCCCGCTCGACCAGGTGTCGACGTCGATGACGATCAACGGGCCGGCCATCATCCTGTTGTGCTTCTACATCGCTGCCGCGGAAAAGCAGGGCGTTGACGCCGCCAAGCTTCAGGGCACGGTGCAGAACGACATCCTGAAGGAGTACATGGCCCAGCATGCCTGGTGCTTCCCGATCGAGCCGGCGCTGCGGCTGATTGCCGACGGATTCGCGTGGTGCGCCAAGCATGCTCCGCACTGGAATACCATTTCCATTTCCGGCTACCACATTCGTGAAGCAGGGGCGACGGCGGCGCAGGAATTGGCGTTCACCCTGGCTGACGGGTTCACGTATGTCGAGCGTGGTATCGCCCGCGGACTGGATGTCGATGATTTTGCGCCGCGTCTGTCGTTCTTCTGGGACATCCACAACGATTTCTTCGAGGAGATTGCCAAGCTGCGCGCCGCCCGTCGCATCTGGGCTCGTCACCTGAAGGAACGCTACGGCGCGAAGAATCCGCGCTCATGGATGATGCGATTCCACTCGCAGACCGCCGGCGTCACACTGACGGCGCAGCAACCCATGAACAACGTGGTACGCGTGGCGTATCAGGGTCTCGCGGCCGTACTGGGCGGCACGCAGTCGCTCCACACGAACTCCATGGATGAGACGCTGTCGCTGCCCACCGAGAGTGCCGTGCAGGTGGCGCTCCGGACGCAGCAGGTGCTCGCGTTCGAGACCGGAGTCCCCAATGTGATGGACCCGTTGGGCGGGTCCTATTATGTCGAGGCCCTCACCGACCGACTGGAAGCCGAAGCGGAGTCGCTCTTCACGCAGATCGACGAGATCGGCGGGGTAGTGAAGGGGCTCGAAGAAGGCTGGTTCCAGAAGAAGATCGCCGAGAGCGCCGCGCGGCAGCAGTGGGAGATCGAGCAGCATCGGAAGCTCGTCGTGGGGGTCAATGAGTTCGTGACCGATGAGCCCGAGCTGAGTATCCCGATTCTTCGCATCGGCGCCGAGGCCGATCGTGAGCAACGGGAGCGACTGGCGGCCGTGCGCGCCTCCCGCGACAGTGCCGTGGTCGCGGCGCGCCTCGATGCACTGCGAAACGCGGCGCGCGGCGAGTCGAACGTGGTGCCGTTCATCCTCGACTGCGCGCGCGCCTATTGCACCCTCTACGAGATTCGCGCGGCATTGGAAGACGTGTTTGGCGCGTATCGCGAACCGGTGTTCTTCTGA